In Actinopolyspora saharensis, the genomic window GGGGACCCGATGGTCAACCGGGCCACCTCGACGCTGTACCCGCCGGGGTCCACCTTCAAGCTGATCACGGCGGCCGCCGCGCTGGAGTCCGGCAAGTACGACTACGACACCCAGGTGACGGCCGCGCCCTCGATCGACCTGCCCAAGAGCAACGCGACGCTGCCCAACTACGGCAACAGCACCTGCGGGACGATGCCGACCGCCCCGCTGTGGGAGGCCATGGCGCGTTCCTGCAACACCGCCTTCGCCGAGGTGGCCGGTGACGTCGGCGAGGAGAAGCTGCGCGAGACCGCCCGGAGCTTCGGCTTCGGCGAGGACCTGAACGTCCCGATGAACGTGGCCAACTCCTCGCTCGGCGAGATCAACGGCCCCGCGCCGCTGTACCAGACCGGGATCGGCCAGCGCGACGTGCGCATGACCCCGATGCAGAACGCGATGGTGGCCGCGGCGATCGCCAACGACGGCAAGATGATGAAGCCGCACCTGGTGGACAAGACGCTGGCCCCGGACATGTCCGTGCTCGACCGCACCGAGCCCGAGCAGATGAGCCAGGCCGTTCCCGGCGACGTCGCGCACACCATCAGGGACATGATGGTCAAGGCCGAGCAGCACGCCGGCGACGAGGGCAAGATCAGCGGGGTGCAGATCGCGTCCAAGACCGGGACCGCGCAGCACGGCTCGGGCAAGGACCCCCACGGGTGGTACGTGGCCTTCGCCCCCGCGGAGAACCCGCAGATCGCGGTGGCCGCCGTCGTGGAGGACGGCGGCAACGTCGGGGCGAACGCGACCGGGAGCAAGATCGCAGCACCGGTGGCGCGCGCCGTGATCCGCGCCGGCCTGCAGGGGGGTGGCTGACGGGTGCCGAACTCCGGTCAAACGCTCGCCGAGCGCTATCGGCTCGCCCAGCGCATCGCGGTCGGCGGCATGGGCGAAGTCTGGCAGGCCGTCGACGTGCGGCTGGACCGGACGGTGGCCGTCAAGATACTCAAGCCGGAACTGTGCGGCGACGCCGAGTTCCTGCACCGGTTCCGCACCGAGGCCCGCACCACCGCCTCGCTGAACCACCCGGGCATCGCGGCGGTGCACGACTACGGCGAGACCGCGGCCGTCCCGGACGGCCCGGAGGACACCGCCTACCTGGTCATGGAGCACGTCGAGGGCGAGCCGCTCGCCGCGATCCTGGCCAAGGAGGGGCGCATCACCGCCGAGCACACCCTGGAGATGCTGGAGCAGGCAGGCAACGCCCTGCACGCCGCGCATCGGCGCGGGCTGGTGCACCGCGATGTGAAGCCGGGAAACATCCTGGTCACCCCGGACGGGACCGTCAAGTTGACGGACTTCGGCATCGCCAAGGCCGCCGATGCGGCCCCCGTCACCCGCTCGGGGATGGTCATGGGAACCGCGCACTACATCTCCCCGGAGCAGGCGCTGGGCAGCGAGGCCACCCCCTCCAGCGACGTCTACTCGCTGGCCGTGGTCGGTTACGAGTGCCTGCGGGGGCACCGCCCGTTCCTGTCCGACAACGCGGTGACCGTGGCGATGATGCACATCCGCGACATGGCACCACCGCTGCCGCCCGACGTGCCTCCGGGCACGCGTGCGCTGATCGAGGCCACCCTGGTCAAGGACCCGCGCATGCGCTACGGCGAGGGCGGGGAGTTCGCCAACGCCGTGGCCAGCGTGCGCGCGGGCAGACCGCTGCCCGCACCGCTGGCGCTGAGCTCGCAGCCTCCTCCCGCGCCGGGACCAGCCGGCTCGGGGCAGCCCGCGCCTCCCCAGCAGGTCACGCCCCAGCAGGTCACGCCGCAGCAAGTGCCTCCCCA contains:
- a CDS encoding serine/threonine-protein kinase; the protein is MPNSGQTLAERYRLAQRIAVGGMGEVWQAVDVRLDRTVAVKILKPELCGDAEFLHRFRTEARTTASLNHPGIAAVHDYGETAAVPDGPEDTAYLVMEHVEGEPLAAILAKEGRITAEHTLEMLEQAGNALHAAHRRGLVHRDVKPGNILVTPDGTVKLTDFGIAKAADAAPVTRSGMVMGTAHYISPEQALGSEATPSSDVYSLAVVGYECLRGHRPFLSDNAVTVAMMHIRDMAPPLPPDVPPGTRALIEATLVKDPRMRYGEGGEFANAVASVRAGRPLPAPLALSSQPPPAPGPAGSGQPAPPQQVTPQQVTPQQVPPQQHGQPQQPMATPPPQHGGHPRTGTQHPTINQQQAVGHQQTGRHAFPNPPGSTPPPGGAPSGPPHPTGAQPSGTVPPGVIPPQAAPGSPPAGGNQYVPPAKKHRPGRGTTLWVVIVVVVLVLACGAAATLAYNHYLSLPAHGTDDETTGTVTLSESVRQNTTGRVRLADFASTGEFNTSSLRHPEGWLSHAPTSAISSWSSAARRKQPISSTTTHTTPGTAARGEIREAGTYGVGGTAHRTQTWTISAVTGFWGNLMGRSWTQIGTTQR
- a CDS encoding peptidoglycan D,D-transpeptidase FtsI family protein, with product MNKPLRRVAMAMMAMIVLLLANATYVQVIRADELRSQSDNQRRLYQEYSTPRGQLIADGKLLASSEPTGEERFQYERKYANGPAFAPATGFYSFIYGSKGVERAENEVLNGNADSLAFNRLQGMLTGQEKKGGNVELTLNPEMQRTAYQQLAGDGVRGSVVALNPQDGSILAMANAPSYDPNKFAGQSRDKQVEAWNELENAPGDPMVNRATSTLYPPGSTFKLITAAAALESGKYDYDTQVTAAPSIDLPKSNATLPNYGNSTCGTMPTAPLWEAMARSCNTAFAEVAGDVGEEKLRETARSFGFGEDLNVPMNVANSSLGEINGPAPLYQTGIGQRDVRMTPMQNAMVAAAIANDGKMMKPHLVDKTLAPDMSVLDRTEPEQMSQAVPGDVAHTIRDMMVKAEQHAGDEGKISGVQIASKTGTAQHGSGKDPHGWYVAFAPAENPQIAVAAVVEDGGNVGANATGSKIAAPVARAVIRAGLQGGG